In Methanocorpusculum sp., a single genomic region encodes these proteins:
- a CDS encoding DUF169 domain-containing protein: MTDYAKISATLKEALHLTGSPVAVKIVLSEDKLPAGVPEIEETVRHCRMVSLAREGKVFYAPDSKHQCGGGAWVLGLREIGESMESGEHYLKLGKYSSLGASKRTVYNVPALPQDTYATVYAPLEKATFVPDVVIIFAKPFSMLKLAQSTLFRLGGRIYPEFSGIQSICSDATAYVLLNGEPNFSLGCDGSRKFSGIADEEMVAGFPAERLEELADALLQVTAAPGSKK, translated from the coding sequence ATGACAGATTATGCAAAAATTTCCGCGACCCTTAAGGAGGCTCTCCACCTTACCGGTTCGCCGGTCGCCGTAAAAATAGTCTTATCCGAGGACAAACTTCCCGCAGGTGTCCCGGAGATCGAGGAGACCGTTCGTCATTGCCGGATGGTCTCGCTCGCTCGTGAAGGAAAGGTCTTCTACGCCCCTGATTCCAAGCATCAGTGCGGCGGCGGCGCGTGGGTCCTCGGTCTGCGTGAAATTGGCGAGTCGATGGAGTCGGGCGAACATTATCTTAAACTGGGAAAGTACAGCTCGCTTGGCGCAAGCAAAAGAACCGTGTACAATGTCCCTGCTCTTCCGCAGGACACCTATGCTACCGTTTATGCTCCCTTAGAAAAAGCGACGTTCGTTCCTGATGTTGTCATCATCTTTGCGAAGCCCTTCTCGATGTTGAAGCTTGCCCAGTCCACGCTTTTCAGACTTGGCGGGCGGATCTATCCAGAGTTTTCCGGTATTCAGTCCATCTGTTCGGATGCAACAGCCTATGTTTTGCTGAACGGAGAGCCGAACTTCTCGCTTGGGTGTGATGGTTCCCGAAAGTTTTCCGGCATCGCCGACGAGGAGATGGTTGCAGGTTTCCCGGCTGAAAGACTGGAGGAGCTTGCCGATGCCCTTCTGCAGGTCACCGCCGCGCCCGGCTCCAAAAAATAA
- a CDS encoding NAD(+)/NADH kinase produces MKICIVSRIDLKEPVELAQSLGWMLRDLGHDVVYEQSVAAELGYSPVSLSKDFSADLVIILGGDGSVLRTVRMLEKQVPVVGINQGQVGFLTDIERDKAEEILTSLSLPLPLDPRMRISIEYNGTSVGSALNEAVIVTSRPAKILKFVIFVNGKQIDEFRADGLIIGTPTGSTAYAMSAGGPIVDSTIEAMLLVPLAPYMLSSRPYLINSKSEVEIRLISVKPALLVIDGQDQYEIGENATLIIRKSPDPALFVDVGRGFFDKVEQKLRLL; encoded by the coding sequence ATGAAGATATGTATAGTGTCCCGGATCGATCTGAAAGAACCGGTCGAACTTGCCCAGTCACTCGGATGGATGCTTCGTGATCTGGGGCATGATGTCGTGTATGAGCAGTCGGTCGCAGCTGAACTAGGATATTCTCCGGTATCTCTTTCGAAGGATTTCTCGGCTGATTTGGTCATTATACTCGGCGGAGACGGAAGTGTGCTGAGGACCGTCAGGATGCTCGAAAAACAGGTTCCTGTTGTCGGGATCAATCAGGGTCAGGTCGGGTTCCTGACCGATATCGAACGAGACAAAGCTGAAGAGATCTTAACGTCTCTCTCCCTGCCGCTCCCGCTTGATCCGCGTATGAGGATATCCATTGAATACAATGGGACTTCAGTCGGTTCAGCGCTCAATGAAGCGGTCATCGTTACCTCGCGCCCGGCAAAGATCCTGAAGTTTGTGATCTTTGTAAACGGGAAGCAGATCGATGAATTCCGTGCCGACGGTCTGATCATCGGAACGCCGACCGGTTCTACCGCCTATGCAATGAGTGCGGGAGGTCCTATTGTTGACTCGACGATCGAGGCAATGCTTCTGGTTCCTCTTGCACCGTACATGCTGTCATCACGTCCGTACCTGATCAACTCGAAGAGCGAGGTGGAGATTCGCCTCATTTCGGTCAAGCCTGCACTTCTTGTGATCGACGGTCAGGATCAGTATGAAATTGGGGAAAATGCCACGCTGATCATTCGAAAATCTCCTGATCCGGCTCTCTTTGTTGATGTAGGGAGAGGCTTTTTCGATAAGGTGGAGCAGAAATTACGTCTTCTATAA
- a CDS encoding bifunctional fructose-bisphosphatase/inositol-phosphate phosphatase yields the protein MDSAGFLSVCEMVAPMVEEALAPLIGTEYGAEELCMGADNTPTERLDKIAEDIILAVFRSRKVCKSLLSEEAGMVRDIGGDSGIAYLDPVDGSFNAGVGIPFYALSIGLSDGEMMIAGYVRNLANGETFTAIRGKGAFLNGKPIRVSKKTEMNTAAMSIYARVPDMISLLEGGLRARRGRKLGASAIELCYVACGRLEGFLDLRNTLRITDAAAGMLICEEAGGIVTLPDGSPVFFPDDVCSGRPLLAATPAIHKKVSDITRLL from the coding sequence ATGGATTCTGCAGGGTTTCTTTCTGTTTGTGAAATGGTCGCTCCCATGGTCGAGGAAGCGTTAGCTCCTCTGATCGGTACAGAGTATGGTGCAGAAGAACTATGTATGGGTGCGGATAATACGCCGACCGAACGTCTTGATAAAATCGCCGAGGATATCATTCTCGCGGTGTTCAGATCGCGCAAAGTGTGCAAGTCCCTTCTTTCCGAAGAGGCAGGCATGGTTCGGGATATCGGCGGCGATTCAGGGATCGCCTACCTTGATCCGGTCGACGGTTCCTTCAATGCAGGTGTGGGTATTCCGTTCTATGCGCTATCCATCGGACTATCTGATGGTGAGATGATGATTGCCGGCTATGTCAGGAATCTCGCGAACGGCGAAACCTTCACGGCGATCCGCGGGAAAGGTGCATTTCTCAACGGAAAACCGATTCGCGTTTCGAAAAAAACTGAGATGAACACCGCTGCGATGAGCATCTATGCCCGCGTCCCCGATATGATATCTCTTCTGGAGGGAGGGCTTCGTGCCCGCCGGGGAAGAAAACTTGGAGCTTCTGCGATAGAACTCTGCTATGTTGCCTGCGGAAGACTCGAAGGGTTCCTTGATCTTCGAAACACTCTCCGGATCACCGACGCGGCTGCGGGAATGCTCATCTGTGAGGAGGCCGGGGGAATCGTTACTCTGCCTGATGGATCTCCGGTGTTTTTCCCGGATGATGTCTGCTCAGGCCGCCCTCTTCTCGCCGCAACTCCGGCGATCCATAAAAAAGTCTCTGATATTACGAGGTTGCTATGA
- a CDS encoding translation initiation factor IF-5A, producing MKEQTEVGKLKEGRYVVVEDEPCKIQSISISKPGKHGAAKARLDVVGLFDGQKRSVVSPTSATVYAPIVERKTAQILTIAGNVVTFMDMKEFNNFELVVEDDRILETFKPAQEVPYIESLGKRKLDL from the coding sequence ATGAAGGAACAAACTGAAGTTGGAAAACTGAAAGAAGGTCGTTACGTTGTTGTTGAAGACGAGCCATGCAAGATCCAGAGCATCTCCATCTCCAAACCAGGAAAACACGGAGCAGCAAAAGCAAGATTAGACGTTGTTGGTCTCTTTGACGGACAGAAACGCTCGGTTGTTTCCCCAACATCCGCAACGGTCTATGCACCGATCGTTGAGAGAAAGACCGCACAGATCCTGACGATCGCAGGAAACGTTGTCACGTTCATGGATATGAAAGAATTCAATAACTTTGAACTCGTTGTGGAAGATGACCGTATTTTGGAAACCTTCAAGCCGGCTCAGGAAGTTCCTTACATCGAGTCACTCGGCAAGCGTAAGCTTGACCTCTAA
- the speB gene encoding agmatinase, which produces MQSFSNTLFADAETAYVDASYGIFGVPFDGTTSYKAGCRDAPAAIRQASYNIETYNPYYDIDLPDIPFHDMGDIYTECLPDLVVAQVEDVVLDLMKDGKVPVMIGGEHSVTIGAVRALCPTWYVVCDAHLDMQDEYRGSAFNHDCVTARVSEITQNIIILGARSGTKDEFTSAREKYHLYTADDIKSKGIRSVLDEVSELVGNDPLYLSIDADSIDCCLTPGLGTPEPFGLTPTDIREVVRTLAKNAVGFDYVEVLPNDAGQTAMVAAHLIREFIAGHACRSKHND; this is translated from the coding sequence ATGCAGTCTTTCTCTAACACTCTTTTTGCAGATGCTGAAACAGCATATGTAGACGCATCGTATGGAATATTCGGCGTTCCTTTTGATGGAACGACCTCTTATAAGGCAGGATGCCGGGATGCCCCCGCGGCGATCCGTCAGGCATCATACAATATCGAGACGTACAATCCCTATTACGATATAGACCTTCCCGACATCCCCTTTCATGATATGGGAGATATTTACACAGAATGTCTGCCGGATCTCGTTGTTGCCCAGGTGGAAGATGTTGTTCTTGATCTGATGAAGGACGGCAAAGTTCCCGTGATGATCGGCGGTGAACACTCGGTAACGATCGGCGCAGTCAGGGCTCTTTGCCCCACATGGTATGTGGTGTGTGATGCCCATCTGGATATGCAGGATGAATACCGTGGATCTGCATTTAATCATGATTGTGTAACTGCACGCGTGAGTGAGATCACACAAAACATCATCATCCTCGGAGCACGGAGCGGGACAAAGGACGAGTTTACCTCTGCAAGAGAGAAGTATCATCTCTACACAGCTGATGATATCAAAAGCAAAGGTATCCGTTCAGTTCTGGACGAGGTCTCAGAACTTGTCGGAAACGATCCGCTGTATCTCTCGATCGATGCAGACTCGATCGACTGCTGTCTGACGCCAGGTCTTGGCACGCCCGAACCATTCGGTCTTACACCAACGGACATACGTGAGGTTGTCCGAACACTCGCAAAGAATGCTGTCGGGTTTGATTATGTTGAGGTCCTGCCAAATGATGCGGGTCAGACCGCAATGGTCGCGGCGCATCTCATCCGTGAATTCATCGCAGGTCACGCATGCAGATCGAAACACAACGACTGA
- a CDS encoding GNAT family N-acetyltransferase — MQIETQRLKIIPLDLQQFSFFLKDKDGLEKDLGLKPSGVPLDVHTKEAMTGLYAKCTDHDGSLWFTYWMIISREHNTAVGGLCFMGEPLSGVVEVGYGIDPGFQHQGFMTETLSAVTTWALSHGAVCVTAETEKDNPASQKVLTNSGFQFSREEGDSLWWVYHD; from the coding sequence ATGCAGATCGAAACACAACGACTGAAGATCATCCCTCTGGACCTTCAGCAGTTTTCTTTTTTCCTGAAAGATAAGGATGGACTAGAAAAAGACCTGGGGCTTAAACCATCAGGTGTACCCCTCGATGTACACACAAAAGAGGCAATGACCGGTTTGTATGCAAAGTGTACAGATCATGATGGATCACTCTGGTTCACCTACTGGATGATCATTTCCCGGGAACATAACACCGCAGTTGGCGGGCTGTGTTTTATGGGTGAACCGTTATCGGGTGTTGTAGAAGTAGGATACGGTATTGATCCCGGATTTCAGCATCAGGGATTCATGACCGAGACACTATCTGCAGTTACGACCTGGGCTCTTTCACATGGAGCCGTGTGTGTTACTGCCGAGACAGAAAAAGACAATCCGGCATCTCAAAAAGTATTGACGAACAGTGGATTCCAATTTTCCAGAGAGGAGGGAGACTCCCTCTGGTGGGTTTACCATGACTGA
- a CDS encoding META domain-containing protein, with amino-acid sequence MKHTTLVFLALVIIGAVIFAAGCISPASENVKGNWVLIGSGPDNTPMTGIITIEITDSNISGNSGVNNYFGSVTIGSGGKLIISDLGSTKMAGPASLMIQEQEYYNALKNVTGYKIIDGNLVMTGNDGKILLTFADAATIPTGSWILDNNTAVTINFLPDGTFNGRAPVNLYFGTYTISGNNGLVFSAIGSTLIAGEELPMLEESAFFAALQNVSGYKIVHGSLVLSDKSGTTILTFKEMPEIVGKWLLASDKNVTVTFNPGGSLGGQAPVNVYGGSYTISGNTLSVGDDIISTMMAGTEEQMHAEFAFFSALKESAGYSIVDSNLIITDKDGKQLLVFVPA; translated from the coding sequence ATGAAGCACACAACACTCGTGTTCCTTGCCTTGGTAATAATTGGGGCAGTTATATTTGCAGCAGGGTGTATCAGCCCTGCAAGCGAGAACGTTAAGGGAAACTGGGTTCTCATCGGCTCAGGCCCTGACAACACACCAATGACCGGAATCATCACCATTGAGATCACGGACTCCAACATCTCCGGAAACAGTGGTGTAAATAACTACTTCGGCTCCGTTACCATCGGTTCGGGCGGGAAACTGATCATCAGCGATCTTGGATCGACTAAAATGGCGGGTCCTGCTAGTCTGATGATTCAGGAGCAGGAATACTACAATGCACTCAAAAACGTAACTGGCTACAAGATCATTGATGGTAATTTGGTTATGACAGGCAATGACGGGAAAATCCTCCTGACCTTTGCAGATGCAGCAACCATCCCAACCGGCAGCTGGATTCTTGATAATAATACTGCGGTAACGATCAATTTCCTTCCTGATGGTACGTTTAACGGTCGCGCTCCGGTAAACCTCTACTTTGGTACCTACACGATTTCCGGCAACAACGGGCTTGTCTTCTCTGCGATTGGCTCTACGCTGATTGCAGGAGAGGAACTGCCGATGCTGGAGGAATCTGCATTCTTCGCAGCTCTTCAAAACGTCTCCGGCTATAAGATCGTTCACGGATCACTTGTACTCTCTGACAAAAGCGGCACTACCATTCTGACCTTCAAAGAAATGCCGGAAATCGTCGGGAAATGGCTCCTTGCCTCCGACAAAAATGTTACCGTCACCTTCAATCCAGGCGGTTCATTAGGCGGTCAGGCCCCTGTCAACGTCTACGGTGGATCATATACAATCTCGGGTAACACCCTTTCCGTTGGCGATGATATCATCTCTACGATGATGGCAGGAACCGAAGAGCAGATGCATGCTGAGTTTGCATTCTTCTCCGCGCTTAAAGAATCAGCCGGTTATTCGATTGTTGATTCGAATCTGATCATTACCGACAAAGATGGAAAACAACTTCTGGTTTTTGTCCCGGCATAA